One Nocardia sp. BMG111209 DNA segment encodes these proteins:
- a CDS encoding YbaK/EbsC family protein, which yields MDEIASHPNVLAVAEALRTAGIEPRVRVLPETAPTAAAAAEQIGCPVAAIANSLIFEVDGAPLLVLTSGAHRVDTGKLAERIGVAEIARAKPAFVRTHTGQVIGGVAPVGHPAPIRTLVDETLADHPEIWAAAGHPHTVFATTFTELVEMTGGQQVSVN from the coding sequence ATGGACGAGATCGCCAGTCATCCCAACGTTCTCGCGGTCGCCGAGGCGCTGCGCACCGCCGGAATCGAGCCGCGGGTACGGGTGCTGCCGGAGACCGCGCCGACCGCCGCCGCGGCGGCCGAGCAGATCGGCTGTCCGGTCGCGGCGATCGCGAACAGCCTGATCTTCGAGGTGGACGGCGCTCCGCTGCTCGTGCTCACCAGCGGGGCGCATCGGGTCGACACCGGGAAGCTCGCCGAACGGATCGGGGTGGCCGAAATCGCCCGTGCCAAGCCCGCTTTCGTGCGCACGCACACCGGTCAGGTGATCGGCGGCGTCGCGCCGGTCGGTCATCCGGCGCCGATCCGCACGCTGGTCGACGAGACGCTGGCCGATCACCCCGAGATCTGGGCGGCGGCCGGGCATCCGCACACGGTCTTCGCGACCACGTTCACCGAACTGGTCGAGATGACCGGCGGGCAACAGGTTTCCGTGAACTGA
- a CDS encoding bifunctional 3,4-dihydroxy-2-butanone-4-phosphate synthase/GTP cyclohydrolase II: MTRFDSIERAVADIAAGKPVVVVDDEGRENEGDLIFAAEKATPELVAFMIRYTSGYICVPLLGSDCDRLGLPPMYGINQDKHGTAYTVSVDAREGVSTGISGADRATTMRLLADPKAVPQDFTRPGHVVPLRAKDGGVLRRPGHTEAAVDLARLAGLQPAGVICEIVSQKNEGDMARTEELRVFADEHELALISIADMIAWRRRNEKQIERIAEARIPTGYGEFRAVGYKSIYDEVEHVALVLGDLGVDGGENVLVRVHSECLTGDVFGSLRCDCGPQLHAAMEMVAKEGRGVVLYMRGHEGRGIGLMHKLQAYQLQDNGHDTVDANIQLGLPADARDYGTGAQILVDLGIRSMRLLTNNPAKRVGLDGYGLSITERVPMPVRATPENLRYLRTKRDRMGHDLVGLDDLDLGETAQ; this comes from the coding sequence GTGACCAGGTTCGACAGCATCGAGCGTGCAGTCGCCGACATCGCGGCCGGGAAACCGGTTGTCGTGGTCGACGACGAGGGCCGGGAGAACGAGGGCGACCTCATCTTCGCCGCGGAGAAGGCCACTCCCGAACTGGTGGCGTTCATGATCCGCTACACCTCCGGCTACATCTGCGTGCCGCTGCTGGGCTCCGACTGCGACCGGCTCGGCCTGCCGCCCATGTACGGCATCAACCAGGACAAGCACGGCACCGCGTACACCGTCTCCGTCGACGCGCGCGAAGGCGTGAGCACGGGTATCTCCGGCGCCGACCGCGCCACCACCATGCGTCTGCTGGCCGATCCGAAGGCCGTGCCCCAGGACTTCACCCGCCCCGGCCACGTCGTCCCGTTGCGGGCCAAGGACGGCGGCGTGCTGCGCCGCCCCGGCCACACCGAGGCCGCCGTCGATCTGGCCCGGCTGGCCGGTCTGCAACCGGCCGGCGTCATCTGCGAGATCGTCAGCCAGAAGAACGAGGGCGATATGGCCCGCACCGAGGAGTTGCGGGTCTTCGCCGACGAGCACGAGCTGGCGCTGATCTCGATCGCCGACATGATCGCCTGGCGCCGCCGCAACGAGAAGCAGATCGAGCGCATCGCCGAGGCCCGCATCCCCACCGGCTACGGGGAATTCCGCGCGGTCGGTTACAAGAGCATCTACGACGAGGTCGAGCACGTCGCGCTGGTACTCGGCGACCTCGGCGTCGACGGCGGGGAGAACGTCCTGGTCCGGGTGCATTCGGAATGCCTCACCGGTGACGTGTTCGGCTCGCTGCGCTGCGACTGCGGGCCGCAGCTGCACGCGGCGATGGAGATGGTCGCCAAGGAGGGCCGCGGCGTCGTGCTGTACATGCGCGGGCACGAAGGCCGCGGTATCGGCCTGATGCACAAGTTGCAGGCGTACCAGCTGCAGGACAACGGTCACGACACCGTCGACGCCAACATCCAGCTCGGCCTGCCCGCGGACGCGCGCGACTACGGCACCGGCGCGCAGATCCTGGTGGATCTGGGCATCCGCTCGATGCGCCTGCTCACCAACAACCCGGCCAAGCGGGTCGGGCTGGACGGCTACGGCCTGAGCATCACCGAACGGGTGCCGATGCCGGTGCGTGCCACCCCCGAGAATCTGCGTTATCTGCGTACCAAGCGCGACCGCATGGGCCACGACCTGGTCGGTCTCGACGATCTGGACCTCGGCGAGACCGCGCAGTGA
- a CDS encoding RsmB/NOP family class I SAM-dependent RNA methyltransferase, which produces MARTGGRSSASSGRGNVGPGESGGRRESGVGKRPRGGRSASVDAPREVARDVLRAVRERDAYANLVLPGLLREQRLTGRDAAFATELAYGASRSLGLLDAVIADCAGRPVEEIDGPLLDVLRLGVYQLLRTRVGAHAAVDTSVDLARSESGSGKAGFVNAVLRRAAERTTAEWIDRLAPPDPLGHMAFEYAHPIWIAQAFADALGAQAGELRDLLAADDERPAVHLVARPGEITAEELALVTGGEEGRWSPYAVYLDGGDPGKLEPVRDGMAAVQDEGSQLVALALTRAPLHGPDTGRWLDLCAGPGGKTALLGALADIDGFHVDAVEPAEHRAELVRKATRDMPVTIHVTDGRDSGLTPGYDRILVDAPCTGLGALRRRPESRWRRTPADVRDLTVLQRELLTAAWNLLRPGGVVVYSTCSPHLPETVAVVSDTVRRTDAEQLDARTLLPSVPDLGDGPAAQLWPHRHGTDAMFVAALRKPE; this is translated from the coding sequence GTGGCTCGGACCGGTGGACGGTCGTCGGCGAGCTCGGGTCGCGGGAATGTCGGCCCCGGGGAATCCGGGGGCCGCCGGGAGTCCGGAGTCGGGAAACGTCCGCGCGGTGGGCGATCGGCATCGGTGGATGCCCCTCGTGAGGTGGCCCGGGATGTGCTGCGTGCGGTGCGGGAACGGGACGCCTATGCGAATCTCGTACTGCCGGGGCTGCTCCGGGAACAGCGGCTGACCGGACGGGATGCGGCGTTCGCGACCGAATTGGCCTACGGCGCAAGCCGATCGCTGGGTCTGTTGGATGCGGTGATCGCCGACTGCGCCGGCCGTCCCGTCGAGGAGATCGACGGCCCGCTGCTGGATGTACTGCGGCTCGGGGTCTATCAACTCCTGCGCACGCGCGTCGGAGCGCACGCCGCGGTCGACACCTCCGTGGATCTGGCGCGATCCGAATCCGGCAGCGGTAAGGCCGGATTCGTGAACGCGGTGCTGCGGCGAGCGGCCGAGCGGACCACCGCCGAATGGATCGACCGGCTCGCACCGCCAGACCCGTTGGGCCACATGGCCTTCGAATACGCACACCCCATCTGGATCGCCCAGGCGTTCGCGGACGCACTCGGCGCGCAGGCCGGGGAACTGCGCGACCTGCTGGCCGCCGACGACGAGCGCCCCGCCGTCCACCTGGTGGCCCGGCCCGGCGAGATCACCGCCGAGGAATTGGCCCTGGTCACCGGTGGTGAGGAAGGCCGCTGGTCGCCGTACGCGGTGTACCTGGACGGTGGCGATCCGGGCAAATTGGAGCCGGTGCGTGACGGCATGGCCGCCGTGCAGGACGAGGGCAGCCAACTGGTCGCCCTCGCACTGACCCGCGCCCCGCTGCACGGACCCGACACCGGCCGCTGGCTGGACCTATGCGCCGGCCCCGGCGGCAAGACCGCGCTCCTGGGTGCCCTCGCCGATATCGACGGTTTCCACGTCGACGCCGTGGAACCGGCCGAACACCGCGCCGAACTGGTCCGCAAGGCAACTCGCGACATGCCGGTGACCATCCACGTCACCGACGGCCGCGACAGCGGGCTCACCCCCGGATACGACCGCATCCTGGTCGACGCCCCGTGCACCGGCCTGGGTGCCCTGCGCCGCCGCCCCGAATCCCGTTGGCGCCGAACCCCGGCCGACGTCCGCGACCTCACCGTGCTCCAGCGCGAACTGCTCACCGCCGCATGGAATCTGCTCCGTCCCGGCGGCGTGGTCGTCTACTCGACCTGCTCCCCGCATCTGCCGGAAACCGTTGCTGTGGTGAGCGATACGGTCCGCCGCACGGACGCCGAACAACTCGACGCCCGAACCCTGCTCCCCAGCGTCCCGGACCTCGGCGACGGCCCCGCCGCCCAACTCTGGCCCCACCGCCACGGCACCGACGCCATGTTCGTCGCCGCCCTCCGCAAACCCGAGTGA
- a CDS encoding YeiH family protein, with product MTVTADPRPSGPRPTPSRHTGAVTPGLAVVTVVTALSLLVNRLLPAVSPLLVAITIGAIFTNIVAVPQYWQAGLQFSAKRLLRAGVALLGLQVTFRDVLGLGPAVLAVVVTIVAGGIGGTLLLGRALGLSRTQRLLIACGFSICGAAAAAAVGEAIDADEEDLVTTVALVVVFGTVLIAAIPLAAHALDLTPHTSGVWAGGAVHEVAQVVATGTALGGGALTIAVIVKLARVILLAPVLIVIGRQERRTNPPHPHTRTDTLPTHRTPIADGTDSRTSTAGHTHRRIPTAAHIHGHTLTADHLPGRTLTDDHLPGRTPTDDHTHSPTPTTDHTQGHTPTADHTRRRAPLIPLFVVAFLLCAALRTTDLLPTVVLGATKLVQTALLTGAMFALGTGVRISALRRVGPRPFVLAALSTTWVTGLALGGAILTGS from the coding sequence ATGACCGTCACCGCAGATCCCCGTCCCAGCGGACCGCGACCGACCCCCTCCCGGCACACCGGGGCGGTGACACCCGGATTGGCGGTGGTCACCGTGGTGACGGCCCTCAGCCTGCTGGTGAACCGGCTGCTGCCGGCCGTCAGCCCCCTGCTGGTGGCCATCACGATCGGTGCGATCTTCACGAATATCGTTGCGGTGCCGCAATATTGGCAGGCCGGATTGCAGTTCTCGGCGAAACGCCTGCTGCGCGCCGGAGTCGCACTGCTCGGCCTGCAGGTCACCTTCCGCGACGTCCTCGGACTGGGTCCGGCGGTACTGGCGGTGGTGGTGACGATCGTCGCCGGCGGCATCGGCGGCACCCTGTTGCTGGGCCGCGCACTCGGCTTGAGCCGGACCCAGCGCCTGCTGATCGCCTGCGGCTTCTCCATCTGCGGCGCGGCGGCGGCCGCCGCCGTCGGCGAGGCGATCGATGCCGACGAAGAGGACCTGGTCACCACCGTCGCCCTGGTGGTCGTGTTCGGCACCGTCCTGATCGCTGCGATCCCACTGGCGGCCCACGCCCTCGACCTCACCCCACACACCAGCGGCGTGTGGGCAGGCGGCGCGGTCCACGAGGTCGCACAAGTAGTGGCAACCGGAACCGCCCTGGGCGGAGGAGCACTGACCATCGCGGTCATCGTCAAACTCGCCCGCGTGATCCTACTGGCACCGGTACTCATCGTGATCGGCCGCCAAGAGCGGCGCACCAACCCGCCCCACCCACACACCCGAACCGACACCCTCCCGACCCACCGCACCCCCATCGCCGACGGTACTGACAGCCGCACCTCCACAGCTGGCCACACCCACCGGCGCATCCCTACGGCCGCGCACATTCACGGCCACACCCTCACAGCCGACCACCTTCCCGGCCGCACCCTCACAGACGACCACCTTCCCGGCCGCACCCCGACAGACGACCACACCCACAGCCCCACTCCGACGACCGACCACACTCAGGGCCACACCCCGACCGCCGACCACACTCGCCGCCGCGCTCCGCTGATCCCCCTGTTCGTCGTCGCCTTCCTCCTCTGCGCTGCGCTACGCACCACCGACCTGCTCCCCACAGTCGTCCTCGGCGCCACCAAACTGGTCCAAACCGCCCTGCTGACCGGTGCCATGTTCGCCCTCGGTACCGGCGTCCGAATCTCGGCCCTGCGGCGTGTCGGCCCCCGCCCCTTCGTCTTGGCGGCACTCTCGACAACCTGGGTGACGGGCCTCGCCCTGGGTGGCGCGATCCTCACCGGTAGTTGA
- the rpe gene encoding ribulose-phosphate 3-epimerase produces the protein MIAPSILSADFARLADEVRAVEGADWVHVDVMDNHFVPNLTLGLPVVESLLKVTDIPMDCHLMIDDPARWAPPYAEAGAHNVTFHAEASDNPIAVARDIRAAGAKAGLSVKPGTPIEPYLEILREFDTLLVMSVEPGFGGQSFMPEVLEKARAVRRLVDAGELRLLIEIDGGINMDTIEQAAEAGIDCFVAGSAVYGTPDRAATVEKLRRMATAAGATQAAR, from the coding sequence ATGATCGCACCGTCCATTCTGTCCGCCGATTTCGCCCGCCTCGCCGACGAGGTGCGAGCGGTCGAGGGAGCGGACTGGGTTCACGTCGATGTGATGGACAACCACTTCGTCCCGAATCTCACCCTCGGTCTGCCCGTCGTGGAGAGTCTGCTGAAGGTCACCGACATCCCGATGGACTGCCATCTGATGATCGACGATCCGGCGCGCTGGGCGCCGCCGTACGCGGAGGCCGGCGCGCACAATGTGACCTTCCATGCGGAGGCGTCCGACAATCCGATCGCGGTGGCGCGCGACATCCGGGCGGCCGGTGCGAAGGCGGGGCTGTCCGTCAAGCCGGGTACGCCGATCGAGCCGTACCTGGAGATCCTGCGGGAGTTCGACACACTCCTGGTGATGAGTGTCGAGCCCGGTTTCGGCGGGCAGTCGTTCATGCCCGAGGTGCTGGAGAAGGCGCGGGCGGTGCGCCGACTGGTCGATGCCGGCGAGTTGCGTTTGCTGATCGAGATCGACGGCGGCATCAACATGGACACCATCGAGCAGGCCGCGGAGGCGGGAATCGACTGTTTCGTCGCCGGTTCCGCGGTGTACGGCACACCCGATCGGGCGGCGACGGTGGAGAAGCTGCGCCGGATGGCGACGGCGGCGGGTGCTACGCAGGCCGCACGCTAG
- a CDS encoding anti-sigma factor — protein sequence MINISAEQGLRGTPVEIGVAATVSQLPIVRGLAETLVLLSDFTLDEVADIRLAVDEACSTLIAVAAPDTSLQCRFTVGDKDLLVRVAGVAGAAGLPDQRSFGWHVLRTLTDEVTATQDPYDPAVSGYPTTVEFRRVRGKA from the coding sequence GTGATCAACATTTCGGCGGAACAGGGGTTGCGCGGTACCCCGGTGGAGATCGGCGTCGCAGCCACCGTGTCACAGTTGCCCATCGTGCGCGGGCTCGCCGAAACACTCGTCCTGCTCAGCGATTTCACCCTCGACGAGGTGGCCGACATCCGGCTGGCCGTCGACGAGGCGTGCTCGACTCTCATCGCCGTCGCCGCGCCCGATACGAGCCTGCAGTGCCGATTCACCGTCGGCGACAAGGATCTGCTGGTGCGCGTCGCCGGTGTCGCCGGTGCGGCGGGCCTACCCGATCAGCGCAGTTTCGGCTGGCATGTGTTGCGGACCTTGACCGACGAGGTCACGGCCACCCAGGACCCCTACGATCCGGCGGTCTCCGGTTATCCGACGACCGTGGAGTTCCGGCGGGTCCGGGGGAAGGCGTAG
- a CDS encoding LysR family transcriptional regulator, with the protein MTSERPDLTVLALLVAIDDHGSLGAAARAVGMAQPNASRAVRMWERKLGMPLVERSPRGSRMTAAGGVVVHWARQVLADVDRLLDAAAALRTDQEAELTVFASMTVAECLLPGWLGEFRRSRPQVRIHLQMRNSREVFERLAAGECDLGFVESPTVPRTLHRATVAGDRLVVIVDPAHRWARRRRPLTVTELAATPLVVREPGSGTRSTLDIALAEYPRAEPLLELGSAAAIRTSVLAGVGPAVVSSLAVADQLARGELRAVPVDGLDLSRTLRAVWRPPRRLAGPAGELVAGIVRARHREPG; encoded by the coding sequence ATGACCTCCGAGCGTCCCGACCTGACCGTTCTCGCGCTGCTGGTCGCCATCGACGATCACGGGAGCCTCGGCGCCGCGGCGCGGGCGGTGGGGATGGCGCAGCCGAATGCGAGCCGGGCGGTGCGGATGTGGGAGCGCAAGCTCGGGATGCCGCTGGTCGAGCGCAGTCCGCGTGGGTCGCGGATGACCGCCGCGGGTGGAGTGGTCGTGCACTGGGCGCGGCAGGTGCTGGCGGATGTGGATCGGCTGCTGGACGCGGCGGCGGCGCTGCGCACCGATCAGGAGGCCGAACTCACCGTGTTCGCGAGTATGACCGTCGCGGAATGTCTGTTGCCGGGATGGCTGGGGGAGTTCCGGCGCAGTCGTCCGCAGGTGCGTATCCATCTCCAGATGCGCAATTCGCGCGAGGTGTTCGAGCGGCTCGCGGCGGGGGAATGCGATCTGGGGTTCGTCGAAAGTCCTACTGTGCCAAGGACTCTGCACCGCGCCACGGTGGCCGGGGATCGGCTCGTGGTGATCGTGGATCCGGCGCACCGGTGGGCCCGGCGGCGGCGTCCGCTGACCGTCACGGAATTGGCGGCGACGCCGCTGGTGGTGCGTGAGCCGGGGTCGGGAACCCGCAGCACGCTCGATATCGCGCTCGCCGAATATCCGCGCGCGGAACCGTTGCTGGAGTTGGGAAGTGCCGCCGCGATCCGGACCAGCGTGCTGGCCGGGGTCGGTCCGGCGGTGGTCAGCAGCCTGGCCGTGGCGGATCAGCTGGCGCGCGGGGAACTGCGGGCTGTCCCGGTCGACGGGCTGGATCTGTCGCGGACGTTGCGGGCGGTCTGGCGTCCGCCGCGGCGATTGGCCGGTCCGGCGGGTGAACTGGTCGCGGGGATCGTCCGTGCCCGCCATCGCGAACCGGGCTGA
- a CDS encoding RNA polymerase sigma factor SigF, whose product MGGDTVYEPAPGNSPSEKTEFDTQNENARPETDEPADEATDESEIEEVAAAVTEYDDVTALFEELAAAADDPQRRAKVRHELIHRCIPLADHIARKFSGRGEPFDDLTQVARVGLVHAVDRFDLSRGSNFLSFAVPTIMGEVRRYFRDNTWAMRVPRRIKETHLRIGAAVDALSQTLGRSPTAKEIAAELGIDADEVTQAVIAGNAYQPSSIDAVSTGRDTEASLLDTLGEEESQFDRVEEYVAIRPLLAGLPERERRILTMRFFESMTQTQIAAQMGISQMHVSRILAKTLARLREQSARE is encoded by the coding sequence GTGGGCGGGGACACCGTGTACGAACCCGCACCCGGCAACTCCCCCAGCGAAAAGACCGAGTTCGACACGCAGAACGAGAACGCGCGCCCCGAGACCGACGAGCCGGCGGACGAGGCCACCGACGAGAGCGAGATCGAAGAGGTCGCCGCGGCGGTTACCGAATACGACGATGTCACAGCGCTGTTCGAGGAATTGGCGGCGGCCGCGGACGATCCGCAGCGCCGTGCCAAGGTGCGCCACGAGCTGATCCATCGGTGTATTCCGCTGGCGGACCACATCGCCCGGAAGTTCTCCGGCCGCGGGGAGCCGTTCGACGATCTCACCCAGGTCGCCCGGGTCGGGCTGGTGCACGCGGTCGACCGGTTCGACCTGTCGCGCGGATCGAATTTCCTGTCGTTCGCGGTGCCGACCATCATGGGCGAGGTGCGGCGGTACTTCCGCGACAACACCTGGGCGATGCGGGTGCCGCGCCGGATCAAGGAGACGCATCTGCGCATCGGCGCGGCCGTCGACGCCCTGTCGCAGACCCTGGGCCGCTCCCCCACCGCCAAGGAGATCGCCGCCGAACTCGGTATCGACGCGGACGAGGTGACGCAGGCGGTGATCGCCGGAAATGCCTACCAGCCCAGCTCGATCGACGCGGTCTCCACCGGCCGCGACACCGAGGCGTCGCTGCTGGACACCCTCGGCGAGGAGGAGTCCCAGTTCGATCGGGTCGAGGAGTACGTGGCGATCCGGCCGTTGCTGGCCGGTCTGCCGGAGCGGGAACGCCGCATCCTCACCATGCGGTTCTTCGAGTCCATGACCCAGACCCAGATCGCCGCGCAGATGGGGATCTCGCAGATGCACGTCTCGCGCATTCTCGCCAAGACGCTGGCCCGATTACGCGAGCAGTCCGCTCGGGAGTAA
- a CDS encoding riboflavin synthase — MFTGIVEELGEIVAVERLTDASRLTIRGKLVTSDAGHGDSIAVNGVCLTVVDVVGGDSFTTDVMGETLNRSGIGKLDIGSRVNLERAAAVNSRLGGHIVQGHVDGTGTIVSRDPQENWEVVRIALPDALARYVVEKGSITVDGISLTVSGLGVDEAGEPGHRDWFEVSLIPTTRELTTLGTAPVGATVNLEADIIAKYVERLTQRG, encoded by the coding sequence ATGTTCACAGGCATCGTGGAGGAACTCGGCGAGATCGTCGCGGTCGAGCGGCTGACCGACGCGTCCCGGCTCACCATCCGCGGCAAGCTGGTCACCTCCGATGCCGGGCACGGCGACTCCATCGCGGTCAACGGGGTGTGCCTGACCGTGGTCGACGTGGTCGGCGGCGACAGCTTCACCACCGATGTGATGGGGGAGACCCTCAACCGTTCGGGCATCGGCAAGCTCGACATCGGATCGCGGGTCAATCTGGAACGGGCCGCGGCCGTGAACAGCCGCCTCGGCGGCCACATCGTGCAGGGCCACGTGGACGGGACCGGCACGATCGTGTCGCGCGATCCGCAGGAGAACTGGGAGGTCGTCCGCATCGCGCTGCCCGACGCGCTGGCCCGTTACGTCGTGGAGAAGGGCTCGATCACCGTCGACGGCATCTCGCTGACCGTCTCGGGTCTCGGCGTGGACGAGGCCGGCGAGCCCGGGCACCGCGACTGGTTCGAGGTCTCGCTCATCCCCACCACCCGTGAACTGACCACCCTCGGCACCGCGCCGGTCGGGGCGACGGTGAACCTCGAGGCCGACATCATCGCGAAATACGTCGAGCGGCTCACGCAGCGCGGCTGA
- a CDS encoding NAD(+) synthase yields the protein MTDWTHCLRVKGPGVKQLPFDSLYRHGFARVALAVPTIRVADPAFNAEHTLQLARQAAADGAVLTVFPELGLSSYTADDLFHQDALDDAVQAALERVIAESAEIDSVLLVGAPVRSQGRLFNCGIAIDRGRVLGATPKSYLPNYREFYEKRQFAAAREALDDHITIAGQRVPFGSDLLFEASNLDGFVFHLEICEDGWVPVTPSAFAALAGATVLVNLSASNIVVGKADYRRQLCASHSARFMAAYLYSAAGHGESTTDMAWDGQALVCENGDILAEGERFTDHPQLVTADLDLRRLTADRLRMTSFADNVHDHRDRLTRLRRVPVELPVPAEAVPLRREIPRFPYVPANPAVRNERCAEVHHIQVEGLSTRLAATGSKRVVIGVSGGLDSTLALIVAVKTMDRLGLPRANVLAYTMPGFATSKRTLEDAHRLMRALGVSAHEIDIRPSATQMLRDLEHPAADGVPQYDIAYENVQAGERTSHLFRLANQHEAIVIGTGDLSELALGWCTFGVGDHMAHYSVNASVPKTLIKYLIAWTIDTDELGPQAGAVLSSILTTEISPELIPAADGDDDAPGQSSEATVGPYELQDFHLYFLLRFGYLPSRIAYLAQHAWSDRTRGRWPDLIPVADRHEYDLPTIKHWLAQFLRRFVQTSQFKRSTLPNAPKVGSGGSLSPRGDWRAPSDAVATAWLAELERNVPDR from the coding sequence ATGACAGACTGGACGCACTGTCTGCGAGTGAAGGGACCCGGTGTGAAGCAGTTGCCGTTCGATTCGCTGTATCGGCACGGGTTCGCGCGCGTGGCACTCGCCGTCCCGACGATCCGAGTCGCCGATCCGGCCTTCAACGCCGAGCACACCCTGCAGCTGGCCCGGCAGGCCGCCGCAGACGGCGCCGTGCTCACCGTGTTCCCGGAACTCGGACTGTCCAGCTACACCGCCGACGACCTGTTCCATCAGGACGCCCTCGACGATGCCGTGCAAGCGGCGCTGGAACGGGTGATCGCCGAGAGCGCCGAGATCGATTCGGTGCTGCTGGTCGGCGCGCCGGTGCGGTCGCAGGGCCGACTGTTCAACTGCGGCATAGCGATCGATCGGGGCCGGGTGCTCGGCGCCACTCCCAAGAGCTATCTGCCGAACTACCGCGAATTCTACGAGAAGCGGCAGTTCGCCGCTGCCCGTGAGGCACTCGACGATCACATCACCATCGCCGGGCAGCGCGTGCCGTTCGGCAGCGATCTGCTGTTCGAGGCGAGCAATCTCGACGGCTTCGTCTTCCATCTGGAGATCTGCGAGGACGGCTGGGTTCCCGTGACGCCCAGCGCTTTCGCCGCGCTGGCCGGCGCGACGGTGCTGGTGAACCTGTCGGCGAGCAACATCGTGGTCGGCAAGGCCGACTACCGCAGGCAATTGTGCGCTTCGCACTCCGCGCGATTCATGGCCGCCTATCTGTATTCGGCTGCGGGACACGGGGAATCGACCACCGACATGGCCTGGGACGGTCAGGCGCTGGTCTGCGAGAACGGCGACATCCTCGCCGAGGGTGAGCGTTTCACCGATCATCCGCAACTGGTCACCGCCGATCTGGACCTGCGCCGCCTGACCGCCGACCGGCTGCGGATGACCAGCTTCGCCGACAACGTGCACGACCACCGCGACCGCCTCACCCGGCTGCGGCGCGTCCCGGTCGAACTGCCGGTACCGGCCGAGGCCGTGCCGCTGCGCCGTGAAATCCCGCGCTTCCCTTACGTTCCCGCGAATCCCGCGGTGCGCAACGAACGCTGCGCCGAGGTGCACCACATCCAGGTGGAGGGCCTGAGCACCCGGCTCGCCGCGACCGGCTCGAAGCGGGTGGTGATCGGCGTCTCCGGCGGCCTGGACTCCACGCTGGCGCTGATCGTCGCGGTCAAGACCATGGACCGGCTGGGCCTGCCGCGGGCGAATGTGCTGGCCTACACCATGCCCGGCTTCGCGACCAGCAAGCGCACCCTCGAGGACGCGCATCGGCTGATGCGAGCGCTGGGCGTATCGGCGCACGAGATCGACATCCGGCCCTCGGCCACCCAGATGCTGCGCGATCTGGAACACCCTGCGGCCGACGGGGTTCCGCAGTACGACATCGCCTACGAGAACGTGCAGGCGGGCGAGCGCACCTCACACCTGTTCCGGCTGGCCAATCAGCACGAGGCCATCGTGATCGGCACCGGCGATCTCAGCGAACTCGCCCTCGGCTGGTGCACTTTCGGGGTCGGCGACCATATGGCGCACTACAGCGTCAACGCCTCGGTCCCGAAGACGCTGATCAAATATCTGATCGCCTGGACGATCGACACCGACGAACTGGGCCCGCAGGCCGGCGCGGTGCTGTCCTCGATCCTCACCACCGAGATCTCGCCGGAGCTGATCCCCGCCGCCGACGGCGACGACGACGCACCCGGCCAGAGTTCCGAGGCCACCGTCGGCCCGTACGAGCTGCAGGATTTCCACCTGTACTTCCTGCTCCGCTTCGGCTACCTGCCCAGCCGCATCGCCTATCTCGCGCAGCACGCCTGGTCGGATCGCACCCGCGGCCGCTGGCCGGATCTGATCCCGGTCGCGGACCGGCACGAATACGACCTGCCGACCATCAAGCACTGGCTGGCCCAGTTCCTGCGCCGGTTCGTGCAGACCAGTCAGTTCAAGCGGTCCACGCTGCCGAACGCGCCGAAGGTCGGCTCGGGCGGATCGCTGTCGCCGCGCGGCGATTGGCGCGCCCCCAGCGATGCGGTCGCGACGGCCTGGCTGGCCGAACTCGAACGCAACGTCCCGGACCGCTGA